A portion of the Pangasianodon hypophthalmus isolate fPanHyp1 chromosome 20, fPanHyp1.pri, whole genome shotgun sequence genome contains these proteins:
- the hesx1 gene encoding homeobox expressed in ES cells 1: MASVSAHQSHHSLFTIDRILGLERPEQRTAIYTPHRPWTDVQPTKNDCFVKTGGSLDVPVMDERKSEAPVESCRRSLNWCIGRRPRTAFSSLQLEILESVFQVNSYPGIDVREELAQKLHLDEDRIQIWFQNRRAKLKRSHRENQFLMVKKVINGLQQ; encoded by the exons atGGCGAGCGTCAGCGCGCACCAGAGCCACCATTCCCTCTTCACTATAGACCGCATCCTGGGTCTGGAGCGACCCGAGCAGAGAACAGCTATTTACACTCCTCACCGCCCATGGACAG ATGTGCAACCAACAAAGAACGACTGCTTCGTAAAGACAGGCGGCTCGCTGGATGTACCTGTGATGGATGAGAGGAAAAGTGAAGCACCGGTCGAGAGCTGCAGGCGTTCACTCAACTGGTGCATCGGACGGAGACCCAGAACTGCCTTCTCCAGCTTACAG CTGGAGATACTTGAGAGTGTGTTTCAAGTAAACTCGTACCCCGGGATAGATGTCCGAGAGGAGCTTGCTCAGAAATTGCATCTCGATGAAGACAGGATACAG ATCTGGTTCCAGAACAGAAGAGCAAAACTGAAGCGTTCGCATCGAGAGAATCAGTTCCTCATGGTGAAAAAAGTCATCAATGGTCTCCAGCAGTGa
- the appl1 gene encoding DCC-interacting protein 13-alpha isoform X1 — protein MPGIDKLPIEETLEDSPQTRSLLSVFEEDTYAVSSYYHQLFKAMQRIYDAQNELSAATHLTSKLLKEYEKQRFPLGGDDEVMSSTLQQFAKVIDELSSCQAVLSTQLADAMMFPVTQFKERDLKEILTLKEVFQISSDDLDTAINRYSRLSKKKENEKVKGEVMEDVYTSRKKQHQTMMHYFSALNTLQYKKRIALLEPLLGYMQAQISFFKLGSENLTQQWEDFLTNIGTSVQNVRREMDSEVDIMQQTIQDLEQASDLVYMPDPDPNKIPINRNLTRKAGYLNIRNKTGLVSSTWERQYFFTQGGNLMSQSRGDVAGGLVMDIDNCSVMAVDCEDRRFCFQIFSFDGKKNAILQAESRKDCEEWIATINNISKRIYLSEKPEETAARVNQSALEAVTPSPSFQQRHESFRPSTQGRPRAARTGSQSSAGSESPALSSLSLDSLVAPDTPIQFDIISPVSEESTPQAKGAAQGRRTNPFGESGEVQSGDIEDSILHQLFIVRFLGSMEVKATENPDVIYETMRQILAARAIHNIFRMTESHLLVTCDCLKLIDPQTQVTRLRFPLSSVVMCASHQENKRLFGFVLHTAGGRVDGRPVTVCYIFESNNDGEKICDSVGLAKQIALHSEMDRKATQKQRELEKAKEKQQEELTKQKQIEKDLEEQSRLIAASSRPNPPTTDGQFLVLSKSQSEDSDVGEEGRKRGESDA, from the exons aCTCGCTCCTTGCTTAGTGTGTTTGAGGAAGACACATATGCCGTATCCAGCTACTACCATCAGCTCTTCAAAGCCATGCAAAGGATATATGATGCACAG AATGAACTGAGTGCTGCGACACACCTGACCTCCAAGTTACTGAAGGAGTATGAAAAACag CGTTTTCCACTTGGTGGTGACGATGAGGTCATGAGCTCGACTTTGCAGCAGTTTGCCAAAGTCATCGATGAG CTCAGCTCCTGTCAAGCCGTCCTGTCCACTCAGCTAGCAGACGCCATGATGTTCCCCGTCACTCAGTTCAAAGAGAGGGACTTAAAAG AAATCCTCACTCTGAAGGAAGTGTTTCAAATATCCAGCGATG ATCTTGACACAGCCATCAACAGATACAGTCGACTGtctaaaaagaaagagaatgagaag GTAAAGGGTGAAGTGATGGAAGATGTTTACACCTCAAGGAAAAAGCAGCACCAGACCATGATGCACTACTTCTCAGCACTCAATACGCTACAGTATAAGAAAAGGATTGCCCTGTTGGAGCCGCTGCTGGGGTACATGCAGGCACAG ATCAGTTTCTTCAAACTTGGATCAGAGAACCTCACACAGCAATGGGAAGACTTCCTCACAAACATTGGAACCAGTGTACAGAA TGTACGCAGGGAGATGGACAGTGAGGTGGACATAATGCAGCAGACCATCCAGGATCTGGAGCAGGCCAGTGATCTGGTGTACATGCCCGACCCTGACCCTAATAAAATCCCAATTAACCGCAATCTGACCCGCAAAGCCGGATACCTCAACATTCGCAA TAAAACAGGGCTGGTGTCGTCCACCTGGGAGAGGCAATATTTCTTCACACAAGGAGGGAACCTCATGAGTCAGTCTCGAGGAGACGTGGCAGGAGGGCTGGTCATGGACATAGACAACTGTTCCGTCATGGCAGTGGACTGTGAGGATCGGCGCTTCTGCTTCCAAATCTTTTCCTTCGATGGCAAAAA gAATGCCATCTTACAAGCAGAGAGCAGAAAGGATTGTGAAGAG tggattGCAACGATAAATAACATCTCAAAGAGGATATATCTTAGTGAGAAACCTGAG GAAACTGCTGCCAGAGTCAACCAGTCGGCTCTGGAGGCTGTGACGCCGTCACCATCATTCCAGCAGCGGCATGAGAGTTTTAGACCCAGCAC GCAGGGCCGACCCCGAGCAGCCCGGACTGGCAGCCAGAGCTCAGCAGGCTCCGAGTCACCCGCTCTCTCCTCGCTGTCTCTGGACTCCCTGGTGGCTCCAGACACTCCCATCCAGTTTGATATCATTTCCCCAGTCAGTGAAGAGAGCACACCGCAGGCTAAAGGTGCTGCCCAGGGCAG AAGGACAAACCCATTTGGAGAGTCTGGAGAGGTTCAATCCGGAGACATTGAAG ACTCCATCCTGCACCAGCTTTTCATCGTGCGTTTCCTGGGATCCATGGAAGTGAAGGCCACAGAGAACCCAGACGTCATCTACGAGACAATGAGGCAGATCCTGGCGGCCCGAGCCATCCACAACATCTTCAGAATGACCGAGTCCCATCTGCTTGTCACCTGCGACTGCCTGAA GCTCATTGACCCTCAAACACAAGTCACGAGATTAAGG TTCCCTCTGTCCAGTGTGGTGATGTGTGCATCTCATCAAGAGAACAAGCGCCTGTTCGGCTTCGTGTTGCATACGGCCGGCGGGCGAGTTGACGGACGTCCTGTCACTGTCTGCTACATCTTTGAGTCTAATAATGACGGAGAGAAG ATCTGTGACAGTGTGGGACTAGCGAAACAGATAGCCCTTCATTCAGAAATG GATCGCAAAGCCACCCAGAAGCAGAGAGAGCTGGAAAAGGCAAAGGAGAAGCAGCAAGAAGAGCTGACTAAACAGAAACAGATTGAAAAG GACTTGGAGGAACAAAGCCGCCTGATAGCTGCCTCGAGTCGTCCAAACCCGCCAACCACTGACGGACAGTTCCTCGTCCTCAGCAAGAGCCAGTCTGAAGACAGCGATGTCGGGGAGGAGGGGAGGAAAAGAGGGGAATCTGACGCTTGA
- the appl1 gene encoding DCC-interacting protein 13-alpha isoform X2, producing the protein MPGIDKLPIEETLEDSPQTRSLLSVFEEDTYAVSSYYHQLFKAMQRIYDAQNELSAATHLTSKLLKEYEKQRFPLGGDDEVMSSTLQQFAKVIDELSSCQAVLSTQLADAMMFPVTQFKERDLKEILTLKEVFQISSDDLDTAINRYSRLSKKKENEKVKGEVMEDVYTSRKKQHQTMMHYFSALNTLQYKKRIALLEPLLGYMQAQISFFKLGSENLTQQWEDFLTNIGTSVQNVRREMDSEVDIMQQTIQDLEQASDLVYMPDPDPNKIPINRNLTRKAGYLNIRNKTGLVSSTWERQYFFTQGGNLMSQSRGDVAGGLVMDIDNCSVMAVDCEDRRFCFQIFSFDGKKNAILQAESRKDCEEWIATINNISKRIYLSEKPEETAARVNQSALEAVTPSPSFQQRHESFRPSTQGRPRAARTGSQSSAGSESPALSSLSLDSLVAPDTPIQFDIISPVSEESTPQAKGAAQGRTNPFGESGEVQSGDIEDSILHQLFIVRFLGSMEVKATENPDVIYETMRQILAARAIHNIFRMTESHLLVTCDCLKLIDPQTQVTRLRFPLSSVVMCASHQENKRLFGFVLHTAGGRVDGRPVTVCYIFESNNDGEKICDSVGLAKQIALHSEMDRKATQKQRELEKAKEKQQEELTKQKQIEKDLEEQSRLIAASSRPNPPTTDGQFLVLSKSQSEDSDVGEEGRKRGESDA; encoded by the exons aCTCGCTCCTTGCTTAGTGTGTTTGAGGAAGACACATATGCCGTATCCAGCTACTACCATCAGCTCTTCAAAGCCATGCAAAGGATATATGATGCACAG AATGAACTGAGTGCTGCGACACACCTGACCTCCAAGTTACTGAAGGAGTATGAAAAACag CGTTTTCCACTTGGTGGTGACGATGAGGTCATGAGCTCGACTTTGCAGCAGTTTGCCAAAGTCATCGATGAG CTCAGCTCCTGTCAAGCCGTCCTGTCCACTCAGCTAGCAGACGCCATGATGTTCCCCGTCACTCAGTTCAAAGAGAGGGACTTAAAAG AAATCCTCACTCTGAAGGAAGTGTTTCAAATATCCAGCGATG ATCTTGACACAGCCATCAACAGATACAGTCGACTGtctaaaaagaaagagaatgagaag GTAAAGGGTGAAGTGATGGAAGATGTTTACACCTCAAGGAAAAAGCAGCACCAGACCATGATGCACTACTTCTCAGCACTCAATACGCTACAGTATAAGAAAAGGATTGCCCTGTTGGAGCCGCTGCTGGGGTACATGCAGGCACAG ATCAGTTTCTTCAAACTTGGATCAGAGAACCTCACACAGCAATGGGAAGACTTCCTCACAAACATTGGAACCAGTGTACAGAA TGTACGCAGGGAGATGGACAGTGAGGTGGACATAATGCAGCAGACCATCCAGGATCTGGAGCAGGCCAGTGATCTGGTGTACATGCCCGACCCTGACCCTAATAAAATCCCAATTAACCGCAATCTGACCCGCAAAGCCGGATACCTCAACATTCGCAA TAAAACAGGGCTGGTGTCGTCCACCTGGGAGAGGCAATATTTCTTCACACAAGGAGGGAACCTCATGAGTCAGTCTCGAGGAGACGTGGCAGGAGGGCTGGTCATGGACATAGACAACTGTTCCGTCATGGCAGTGGACTGTGAGGATCGGCGCTTCTGCTTCCAAATCTTTTCCTTCGATGGCAAAAA gAATGCCATCTTACAAGCAGAGAGCAGAAAGGATTGTGAAGAG tggattGCAACGATAAATAACATCTCAAAGAGGATATATCTTAGTGAGAAACCTGAG GAAACTGCTGCCAGAGTCAACCAGTCGGCTCTGGAGGCTGTGACGCCGTCACCATCATTCCAGCAGCGGCATGAGAGTTTTAGACCCAGCAC GCAGGGCCGACCCCGAGCAGCCCGGACTGGCAGCCAGAGCTCAGCAGGCTCCGAGTCACCCGCTCTCTCCTCGCTGTCTCTGGACTCCCTGGTGGCTCCAGACACTCCCATCCAGTTTGATATCATTTCCCCAGTCAGTGAAGAGAGCACACCGCAGGCTAAAGGTGCTGCCCAGGGCAG GACAAACCCATTTGGAGAGTCTGGAGAGGTTCAATCCGGAGACATTGAAG ACTCCATCCTGCACCAGCTTTTCATCGTGCGTTTCCTGGGATCCATGGAAGTGAAGGCCACAGAGAACCCAGACGTCATCTACGAGACAATGAGGCAGATCCTGGCGGCCCGAGCCATCCACAACATCTTCAGAATGACCGAGTCCCATCTGCTTGTCACCTGCGACTGCCTGAA GCTCATTGACCCTCAAACACAAGTCACGAGATTAAGG TTCCCTCTGTCCAGTGTGGTGATGTGTGCATCTCATCAAGAGAACAAGCGCCTGTTCGGCTTCGTGTTGCATACGGCCGGCGGGCGAGTTGACGGACGTCCTGTCACTGTCTGCTACATCTTTGAGTCTAATAATGACGGAGAGAAG ATCTGTGACAGTGTGGGACTAGCGAAACAGATAGCCCTTCATTCAGAAATG GATCGCAAAGCCACCCAGAAGCAGAGAGAGCTGGAAAAGGCAAAGGAGAAGCAGCAAGAAGAGCTGACTAAACAGAAACAGATTGAAAAG GACTTGGAGGAACAAAGCCGCCTGATAGCTGCCTCGAGTCGTCCAAACCCGCCAACCACTGACGGACAGTTCCTCGTCCTCAGCAAGAGCCAGTCTGAAGACAGCGATGTCGGGGAGGAGGGGAGGAAAAGAGGGGAATCTGACGCTTGA